A genomic segment from Aegilops tauschii subsp. strangulata cultivar AL8/78 chromosome 1, Aet v6.0, whole genome shotgun sequence encodes:
- the LOC141027598 gene encoding G-type lectin S-receptor-like serine/threonine-protein kinase At2g19130, whose amino-acid sequence MHTTSSSFSEELVEQSIHPSIQTIPSSPTTCTLLHAMPPLIYTLLGLLLLSYAAPRCSSAGDTLAAGQTFAAVGAGAGKLVSRNGKYALGFFQPATMIASTMSSSKSHDNTSSSSSWYFGIWFNKIPVFTTVWVANREEPIAHPNINSTQLRISSDGNLVIIVDHVDAGTESLVWSTHIVNRTQTTTTTTTLVLLNSGNLVLLPTNTSQEMPSWQSFDHPTDVVLPGVKLGWDKVTGLINTIISKKSLINPGLGSYSVGLEGATGMVLKRRNNPSVVYWQFVSSTTSTLVPIIQSLVDLDPRIKGLVNPIYVDNNREEYYMYTSPDESPPLFVSLDTSGQTKMMFWSQARQTWETIGANPDGPCMTPATCGPFAVCNNHAHILCECMEGFSQKSPQDWEFNDRTGGCIRNTPLQYCGTSEKNMTSSKDMFHPIAQATLPYKPQLIALASTQTKCEEACLSSCSCTAYSFNNDKCSVWYGELLSVSMNDGIDFTAEDVLYIRLAAKDLSFRKNKRKLHVGVVIAGAITGLGLLMIMVLLLIWMKKLKWCGLPLYGNQDSGGGIMAFRFTDLVRATKNFSEKLGGGGFGSVYKGVLNDSTSIAVKRLDGASQGEKQFRAEVSSVGLIQHINIVKLIGFCSEGDKRLLVYEHMSNGSLDDHLFKKSNANGDILNWNTRFQITLGIARGLSYLHQSCRQCIIHCDIKPENILLDASFVPKVADFGLAALVGRDFSRILTTFRGTVGYLAPEWLSGNAITPKVDVYSFGMVLLEIISGARNSSGTYNTRNNHSAKFFPVQAIYKLHGGDVQSLVDPNLHGDFNLEEVERVCKVACWCIQDNEFDRPTMGEMVRVLEGLQEIGMPPMPRQLAAMTEQYGATSSIYIVNSHSRCD is encoded by the coding sequence ATGCACACAACATCTTCTTCCTTCTCCGAAGAGTTAGTAGAACAAAGCATTCATCCATCCATCCAAACTATCCCATCTTCCCCAACAACTTGTACACTTCTCCATGCCATGCCTCCTCTCATCTACACATTACTCGGGCTTCTCCTTCTCTCGTACGCAGCTCCTCGATGCTCCTCTGCAGGCGACACTCTCGCGGCAGGTCAAACTTTCGCGGCTGTTGGTGCCGGTGCCGGCAAGCTCGTCTCAAGAAATGGCAAGTACGCGCTCGGCTTCTTCCAACCAGCTACAATGATTGCAAGCACCATGAGTAGTAGTAAGTCCCACGACAACACCAGCTCTAGCTCTAGCTGGTACTTTGGCATATGGTTCAATAAGATTCCAGTTTTTACTACTGTGTGGGTTGCTAATAGGGAGGAGCCCATCGCTCATCCCAATATCAACTCCACACAGCTCAGGATCTCAAGTGACGGCAATCTTGTCATCATCGTAGACCATGTTGATGCCGGCACTGAATCCCTTGTCTGGTCCACTCACATCGTCAATAGGACACAAACCACCACCACCACGACAACCCTTGTTCTCCTAAACAGTGGAAACCTTGTCCTCCTACCCACAAACACTAGCCAAGAGATGCCTTCGTGGCAGAGTTTCGACCACCCAACAGATGTTGTGCTTCCTGGCGTCAAGCTTGGCTGGGACAAGGTCACCGGCTTGATCAACACGATCATCTCAAAGAAGAGTCTCATTAATCCTGGTCTTGGCTCATACAGTGTTGGACTAGAAGGTGCCACGGGGATGGTCCTCAAGCGCCGCAACAACCCCTCTGTAGTGTATTGGCAATTTGTGTCCTCTACAACATCAACATTGGTACCAATAATCCAGTCACTGGTAGATTTGGATCCTCGGATTAAAGGTCTGGTTAACCCAATATATGTTGATAACAACCGAGAGGAGTACTACATGTACACTTCACCGGATGAATCACCGCCTTTATTTGTCTCACTGGACACCTCGGGTCAAACAAAAATGATGTTTTGGTCTCAAGCCAGACAGACCTGGGAAACCATAGGTGCCAACCCTGATGGTCCCTGCATGACGCCTGCTACATGTGGACCTTTTGCGGTCTGCAACAACCATGCACATATATTATGTGAGTGTATGGAGGGCTTCTCTCAGAAGTCACCACAGGATTGGGAGTTTAATGATAGAACAGGCGGATGCATCAGAAACACACCATTACAGTACTGCGGCACTAGTGAGAAAAACATGACAAGTTCAAAAGACATGTTCCACCCGATTGCTCAAGCTACATTGCCCTACAAGCCCCAACTCATAGCCCTTGCTTCAACTCAGACAAAATGCGAAGAAGCTTGTCTTAGCTCTTGCTCTTGCACTGCTTACTCCTTTAACAATGACAAATGCTCCGTCTGGTATGGGGAATTACTTAGTGTAAGTATGAATGATGGCAttgattttacagctgaagatgTTCTTTACATTCGCCTTGCCGCCAAAGATTTAAGtttcagaaaaaataaaagaaagctGCATGTCGGAGTTGTTATTGCAGGAGCCATTACTGGTCTTGGGTTACTAATGATCATGGTGTTGTTATTGATTTGGATGAAGAAACTCAAATGGTGTGGTTTGCCTTTATACGGCAATCAAGATAGTGGTGGAGGGATTATGGCCTTTAGATTCACGGATTTAGTCCGTGCTACTAAAAACTTCTCTGAAAAGCTAGGAGGAGGTGGTTTTGGTTCTGTATACAAGGGAGTATTAAATGACTCAACTAGTATAGCAGTGAAGAGGCTTGATGGTGCATCTCAAGGAGAGAAGCAATTCAGGGCCGAGGTGAGCTCAGTTGGACTCATCCAACATATCAACATAGTCAAATTGATTGGTTTCTGCAGCGAAGGTGATAAAAGGTTACTTGTATATGAACACATGTCAAATGGGTCTCTGGATGACCATCTGTTTAAGAAGAGCAATGCTAATGGTGATATCCTGAATTGGAACACTAGATTTCAAATAACCCTTGGAATTGCTAGAGGATTGTCCTACTTGCATCAGAGTTGTCGCCAATGCATCATACACTGTGATATTAAGCCAGAAAATATACTTTTGGATGCATCATTTGTTCCTAAAGTTGCTGACTTTGGGTTGGCGGCATTAGTCGGACGGGATTTTAGCCGAATTCTAACCACGTTCAGAGGAACTGTTGGTTATCTTGCTCCGGAGTGGCTTAGCGGGAATGCTATTACGCCAAAAGTTGATGTTTATAGCTTTGGCATGGTACTTCTAGAAATCATATCAGGGGCTAGGAATTCATCTGGAACATACAACACTAGGAATAACCACTCTGCTAAATTTTTCCCAGTGCAAGCTATCTACAAGCTTCATGGGGGTGATGTGCAGAGTTTGGTGGATCCAAATTTGCATGGTGACTTCAATTTAGAAGAGGTCGAAAGGGTTTGCAAGGTTGCATGTTGGTGTATCCAAGATAATGAATTTGATCGACCGACGATGGGTGAAATGGTTCGGGTTCTCGAGGGTCTACAGGAGATTGGCATGCCCCCGATGCCGAGACAACTTGCGGCTATGACGGAACAATATGGTGCAACCTCTTCAATATACATAGTAAACAGTCACAGTCGATGTGACTAA